Proteins encoded in a region of the Planococcus shixiaomingii genome:
- the smpB gene encoding SsrA-binding protein SmpB, with product MAKGDGKVIAQNKKATFDYFIEETIEAGIVLLGTEIKSARKGKVQLVDAFVRIRNGEAWISNMHIAPYEQGNIFNHEPTRVRKLLLHKKQINELIGVSKVQGSNIIPLKMYLKDGYAKVLLGVGKGKKNYDKRQDLKQKDAKREIDRALKDRSR from the coding sequence ATGGCAAAAGGTGACGGAAAAGTTATCGCGCAAAACAAAAAAGCGACATTTGATTATTTTATTGAAGAAACGATTGAAGCGGGTATTGTGTTGCTGGGAACCGAAATAAAATCAGCACGCAAAGGCAAAGTGCAACTGGTTGATGCGTTCGTGCGGATCCGAAACGGAGAAGCATGGATTTCGAATATGCATATTGCGCCTTATGAACAAGGGAACATCTTTAATCATGAACCGACGCGTGTTCGGAAGCTATTGCTGCACAAAAAGCAGATCAATGAATTGATCGGGGTATCCAAGGTCCAGGGCTCAAATATTATTCCGTTGAAGATGTACTTGAAGGATGGATACGCAAAAGTTTTGCTTGGCGTCGGTAAAGGGAAGAAGAACTACGATAAGCGCCAAGATTTGAAGCAAAAAGACGCGAAACGGGAAATTGATCGTGCATTAAAAGACCGCAGCCGTTAA